From the genome of Tachysurus fulvidraco isolate hzauxx_2018 chromosome 14, HZAU_PFXX_2.0, whole genome shotgun sequence:
gaattgacctgaattaaaaaatgcattGTGTCAGTCTCTATGGACTCCTAAGATCAAATATATGgataataatgtgtgtataaaacagaatattttatGCAAAAGTTTGTCATTGTTGAACACAGAGTGCACTGGACTAAGTTAATCAAAACAGGGAAAGGTGAAGCCAGTTTAATGCTGTTCAATTCCATAATTCCTTCTTCTTGTTTTCCTACAGGTGCGTAACCATGTGTATACAGTAAAGGCAAATCCTGATTTCATCCTGGATGCACGTTTTGCCAGACAGGCAGAGGAAATTGCAGATGCCATTGAGAACAACCAAACGCGTCTGGCTGACTATCTGTCTGAAAAGATGGTGCTTGATTATGGTACACATGTCATCACAAGTGTGGACGCTGGTGCTACTTTAGTGCAGGAAGACTATTTAAAATCATCTTATGTTTCTGATATGCAGTCCTCTCAGTCCTCAGTCACAGCAACAGCTGGTGCCAGGTTTTTTGGCacatttaattttactattggCAGTAAAGAATCTCAAGAAACGTCTGAAATGAGCGAATATATGGGTAACATTACATATTCCATAACACTGAGTCATGGTGGGGCTTTGTTTTATCCTGGAATCACTCTACAGAAATGGCAGGAAAGCactttaaacaatttaattgCTATTGACCGTAGTGGAATTCCACTACATTATTTTCTCAACCCATCAACATTTCCAGACCTCCCGCGTCCAACTCTAAATAAACTCGCTCACTCTGTGCTTATGGCTATAGATCGTTACTACAAAACTAACACCCATCCTGGGTGTGTTAATCCACACTCCAAAAATTTCAATTTCCAAGCAAATATGGATGATGCATCCTGTGAGGGTCCAAGCACCAATCTTAGCTTTGGTGGTGTTTACCAACAGTGTACTCCACTGCAGAATGCTTTTTTTGCGTCAGATGTAAATGAAATCTGCAAGGATCTGGCTGTGAAAAACCCAGCCACTGATGCATATTCTTGCCAACAGCCATACACTGCTACACTATTGCGCTCAGAAGTGCAGGAAAGACAATATAGTAAGTATGAGTGCCAACAGCATTGTCATTCATGCTGGCTGTTTTTTAGCTGTTGTAAAGAAGTATGTGGAAATGTGTATTATGTTCAACGTGCACAAGTCGACACTTATTGGTGTTCCACTATTGAAAAAGCTCCAGAATTTTCTGGATATCTCTTTGGTGGTCTATATGGCCCTTCTTTACAAAACCCATTAACCAAATCTAGATCCTGTCCTCCTAATTTCTTTGACCTAAATTTTTTATCCAATGGCATTATGATCTGTCTGAGCAATGATTATGAGCAAGCAACAAGATTCTCTGTGCCCTTTGGAGGTTTCTTTAGCTGCCAGGCTACAAATTTGCTTTCAGGCGGACAATCACGCTGCCCACCACAGTTCAGCCAACATCTTGTTGCCATAAGTGATGGCTGTCAGGTAATGTACTGTGTACAGTCAAACATTTTCACTGGGGGTGAGTTACTTCCCATTCGCCTCCCACCCTTCACAAGACCTCCAGTGATCAGTATGATAGCTACAAACACTGTAGCTGTTATGACTCAGGGAGACCAGGCTTGGGTGAGAATCAAAGACACAAAGATGTGGAGGTTGGCCAAGCCTGGGGACATTGCAAAAATGTCCCAAATATTTGACAATTATTCCTCTCAGTCACAAAGTAACACGATTGGCATAGTATTCGGTGCTCTAGCCTTGATTGCTCTTGTTGTGGCAGTAGCAGTGTTAGTggtgagaaagaggaagaggatcAAGGCTCTCAGAAGAGGTCAAGGCTACGAGGAGATTCAAAGTGAACGACTGATTGAGAGTACAGTAGAAAACCAGACAGAGCAACTCACCGAAAGTCTGACTGACGATAATGCTCAGAGTCTCTTGGCTTAGTGTTCCTGTTTCCATACaataaatagttataaactGATTTACATTAGCAACGCACTATTATCTATTAACTAAACCTTTTAACTGCTTCAAGctattaatatttcatattaagcTAAATATCTTGCATGTTGTTATAATTTTacctttatacatttataaaatcaaATCATTAAAATCACCAAACAATTgtaataaattgttaaaaaacatgtttcatttcatttacagtggctgtgtacttttattaaagaaattatGCTGCACATTAAATTAGGAATTTTCGTTTGtgaaagaattttaaagaaaaataagaacatatctttgtttaaatattctatttataaatgaaaaaagcCAGAATGAGATGTTCTCCCAAACTACTGAAAGCATAAGATTGTGATATATTAAAGTAAACTTGGTTAATTCTATACACATGaaacataaaaattaattagtctaaaacattttgaaagCCATTTTACTTAAAATCCCATATGTATAGAAACTTAAGAGACACTGTGTAGAATGAGAAAGCTGGAAATCACAGAGGAAGTTTCCACGTCAATTCAGTCAAAAGTCAATAGTGTCACTCGCGCAAGCACACCATTGTACACAGAAATGCTTGTGATTAAATGTATCTAGTTCCATTTAGCTTCATTATCAGCTGGTCTAgctttacagtaataaaatacagaatttgCACTCAAACATAACCAAACAAGAGATAAATATCTTTAATTaagagtaataaaaatgtaatcaaactTATCTAGTTACAGTAGACCAGCACCTACTTAACCTTAGTTAGAACTCTAATGTATACACCCAGTAAgctattgaaaaaataaataaggcttTAGTTAGTTTCAATAACAATATCTTACCATGCTCTTAACAGCTTATGACAAGCTCgctaaatgtataatataacatgacaacaattaacagcaaATAGCACTATCAACCTCAATGTAGGTATATAGCTAAAAAGGTGTGATCTGGTCATTTCCTAACTTGACTGCACACCACATCATCCAAGTTTATGTGCCCCATCGGTGGTTGGCATAAAATCGTCGGTGGTCTGTTTGTGTAGCATGTGACTTCCTTTAGAGGTTCCTGTGAATGTTGCATATGATAAGTGCTGAGCAGTTACCCAACACTGACATGGTCTGGGACGCAGAACTTCTCATTTTATTACTGAGATTGGTGCTGCCAACATCCTCAACAGATTCAAACAAGGTGTTTCATAATTAACAACCTTTTAGCCCCAAAGCTTCCACATGTGAAATCAGGAACTCAGCCTATTAGACAATCATTTAGTTCCACTCATGTGGAAATGGAGAAGTTGTAATAAGAGCTTGTCACAAAAAAAGGTACTAATcccttttttttcaaaatacatGTTGaacatcttaatttttttatattcaatgCATACaatgttttgactttttttgcTTATTGCATCACACAGATTTTCAGGTAAATATCAAACTGACATTGGTTTTGTTTTCTATCcacactgtaaataataaatgtctcCGGTCATGCAAATGGTATACTTGCTACTTTTATATTGTTTCAATTGTTCTGCTCATTTAAGACTCATAAACTCAAAAATTCTCCAAAAATGTATTGTCTAACTAACCAAGtctggttaaataaaaaattcagaattttaaaaagttgagtaataatacagaaataaatgctaTAAAGTAACTGTTGATATTCATTAAtttaccacttatccgaactactcgggtcacatcGAGCCTGtgctctcaggcgtcatcgggcataaaggcaggatacaccctgaagggagtgccaacccattgcagggcacacacggacaattttccagagatgccaatcaacctaccatgcatgtctttggacaaggggaggaaacccccgaggcatggggagaacatgcaaactcctcacacacaaggcgaaggcgggaatcgaaccactTTTAATAAGAGGTGCAACTTTAACCATTTGAATCAATATATATTAAAGAAGCCAAATACCCATGCTTTGATGTCATTGACTCAGATATACAGATAGGCACTTAAACGTTCAACAAAAGCCTTTTGGCAGGCCTTGGCTGgttaaaagcacacacacacacacacacacacacacacacacacacacacacacacacacacacacacacacacacacacacacacacacacacacacacacacacacacacacacacacacacacacacacacacacacacacacacacacacacacacacacacacacacacacacacacacacacacacacacacacacacacacacacacacacacacacacacacacacacacacacacacacacacctcaagtagaagtacagatactcattttttaaaaagactccagtaaaagtagaagtagtgactacactcttttactcaagttaaagtaaagaagtatgggctctgacatgaaCTTAAGTAGAAAGTCGCCGATACTACTACCtatttagtgtcatgctggtcacacacacacacctaaaaaaAAGATAGGAATGCACCACACATGGCAATCCTGTCCATTACTCATTTTTACACCATGCACACTGTCACGGTGAGGCAAAGaggcgaatgaggatccaaatgcagtctgagattttatgacaaaaaaacagataagACGGCAAAACAGAGCAGAGCCATGACCAGACCACATACTACACCCACAACAACTAACACCAGagaagtggacaaacagagtatatataggtgacaggaaccaatgacaaagcagagacaatcagagacaaagacgacacacctggaggaaagattgagtacaattagtgtccatggtaactaATTGCAAACACACCTACTGACATATTTTCTGGCAACTGAGAAGAAATCAGGGATCCTGGAGAAAACAGGAACAgcgaataaaacacaaacatgatcCAACTTGTGAGCTTGGAGCTGTCTAgcaatttcatatatatatatataagtagctgtgtaaaatttaaataattcataCTTATCTATTATtttcacccaaatgaagatgaacACACCTTCAAATACTGAAGACAACTGGGTGCGAACACAAATGACATGAATATGAAGTGATGTATCAGAATTTCAGCATCACTAGATTTACTATTGATTCATTCAGTAAAAATGGCAGAACATTCCATTTTTGGCTAAGCTAAAGTACTGGAACAACTATAGGCAGACCTGACCACTGATGAAAtcctgtgttgtgttgaaagtgtgttttgtgtcaatTAGATTTGATGGATTTCTCAGTAATTTagcagacagaatgtttctttAAGATTCTGAGTTAATTCTGCTGCCACCATTATGACTTACATAATCAATACAGATGAGTGATCCTGTTCCAGAAGCAACTCTGCAAGCTTAAGCCATGACACTACCTAAATCATGCTtatgaacttgtaagtcttggatcatgagcagatcctttCTTCCTTTACACTTTGGCCTCTCTACCACTTTGTTAGAGGTTCATTTTGATTCCAGAACTTTTGTGGCTTATCACTGCATTTCTTTGCAAATTGCATTTGATTCTTATTGCTGATGAGTGGCTTGCATTTTATGGTATGCTCTCTGTATGTCTGCTCTCAAAGTCTTCTTCAAATGGTGAATTATACCTTCAATCCAAACCTTGTACTGGTTATGACTAATGTTTGTGCAATGCCTCTGATTTGTCTAAATAACAGCTCTCTGGTTTTCATGCACATCTggtgttttttaataacaaatgcaGTGTCAATAAGTAACACATCACTTGCAGATGTAGGTTGCCATGTCTTCATTCAATATAGATTGAAAATCTAAAATGACAGCTCAAATTCAGATCTGTCATCTCATATTACCTGTTTTGACCTTAAAGATAAACGTCTTCAGTGTACAGCACAAAAAAGAATTGCCCTTGAAATCCTGTCTCATTCCCGGGACTGTAACACACCCTCACCGCAAATGCTTAAGCTCCCTCCCACAGTACAACTGGAACACACTAAATACCAGTTAACATATGAATACTGTCAACATTGGaaaaagcagagagaaagaaaaacactccCTGCAAATGCCTGTCTTCCAGGGAGATTCTTTTCAGCTGGAGCATTCATAGAACTGGAGAAAGTGACATCATAACAGCATGTGGGTATTTATCACAAAATaccttttaaattaattttcattttgaaaagaGATTATTAGCTTAATGTAAGATATAGTTGACTCGAGTCGACTGAGTGTCATTTGGGTTTGTGGTTAAAACTTCCTGAAGATGATCTAAATATGTTGGATAATTTTGCACTGGTGGAAGGTAagtgtgattttatttgtaataatctTACATTACTGAAGAAGAAGTGGAATTTCAACTGAAAATAGGAGTAAAATAGCCATTACCTATTCTGTAAACAGGCACTGTGTGTGAATCTGAAATAAGCTTTTGTCTATTCGGTCTcaataaatactgtaattacAACAAAAAAGCAATGATTGGGAACAGATGATTCGTTGTGGCAACCGCTAACagacaaaagaaagagaagaaaaagacaacaaaaatgcaattgtatattttttatacacagGGAATGGTATGCTTACATAAACCATGTCTTATCTCTTTTTAGAAGCAGTCATGGGCCTTCATAAATGCACTGGTCTTCACTTATTAGTCTGTATCAGCACAATTTTGACCCTTTGTCATCAAAGCTCAGCATGCTACCTGGGAACAGGGATAGAATGTGAGAAAGCACCCTTTGTGCCCGGTTACAACCTTGCAGGTGAAGGATTTGATGTAGTCAGCCTGAGATGCAAAAGTGCCTATTTGATAAATGTCAGATCTTACAAATTTGACAACAACACATGTACTGTGTGCAAGAACCGCTTACAAAGTTGGAAGTGCACAGAAGTCTagaatgtttttgtatgttgtaaCATTACAGTTTTCCTTCACTGCAATTCAGAGGCCCAAACATGTTCCTGCATTATCAAGGTTGGCAAGCATTAAAGAATTTGAATGTCTTGAATAGAGCCCTAATCTCAACCTCAGTgaacacctttggaatgaaATGGAGCACTGAATGAACCACAGGCCTCGTGCAACATCAGTGCTAaagctcttgtagctgaatggaCAAATCCTCACAGCCACAATTTAGTAAAAAGCCTTCGCAGAAGTGTGTAGGTTTATAGAACAAAGAAAAGAGATCTAACTTTTGAATGAGATGTTTAAAAAGAACATATTGTCATGTGTAATAGAAAGCCTCCTTGGCCTAAACAACAATTGTATGGTTCTCATCAAGTActattaacaaacaaataacctcaaataacaacaaaaatatatgaatatctAAGAAAGCAGCAACCAGAAACCCGAAAAAATAACAGCAACCGGAAAAAATATGTACACCGCCTAATTCAGTAACATGTAGAACGACCTATAGTAACTTGTAGCTTGaagtaaatgttttctgtaggAATTTAAGTCTAAGCTTAacactgctttattttattgctgtttgGGGCCATTTGTTTATGCCCAGCTCGATTAATATCCTGCCAAATCATCTCAGTGGGGTTGCGGTTTGGACCATTCCAACAccttgaattatttatttcagccATTCAGATGTTTGCTGGTTTTGGCCCAGCTTAAGCTGCTGGAAACATCACAATTACCTTACTGAACAGTTTGGTGGAGTTCATCGCAGTCCTGTGACTGCAAAACCAAACACCTTCACCTTGATCTCATTCATTTAAAGGATATTGTTCTACAACTTTTAATGCTGTCATATTCTTTTGGAAAGTAGGGGCATTTTCCTAGCCAGCCTTCCAtgaaagctgtttttttaatcttttgcttattttgctgtctaaagtatttataaataatcCTTCTCACTGCAGAATTTCAGATTGTTTGGAGAATTGTTTGGagaattacatatatatatatatatatatatatatatatatatatatatatatatatatatatataagtacatactgtatataatgtgtagtgcattgtaaatctGTCTAGtagtactgactatgtatgagcacattaccacatttgcacatttcacctgtatgtaaattctgtttcttaactactctATGTAAATTTGTTCTGCAAATTCTGGATCTcgctcaccatggcacatgtgctgtggggatgtgacaataaaggtgacttgacttgacgaCTTGAGAAGGCCTCGCTCTCttcagaaagacaaacaaacaaacaaacagacacacacacacacgcatatgtatgcacacacgcacgcacacacacacacacgcacacacctgtGGCAATCACAGCTGTGCTAATATTCTCTATTCATTTCCTCTGAAggatattattcattattttatcagGTTTCTAATTTCCTTGCACACATGCTGTTATTATTGCATGACTGATCTATAACATCAATTGTTTGTTCTCTTTGGGGAAAGTGGTAGATCTTGTTGGTTTGGTTAGGAGACCTTGAGAAAACATGTCTTaacatgtaaaacaaaaaaactgtgtgaatgttttttgaCTCGGTAACTAAAACACGGCCATCATGTGACAACAAAGAGGCTGACAAGCTGAAAAACAACCATGATTCACAATAGTCTCTGCTGAAAATCATGGGCTCACACTGGTTATCTCTGTTGTCTGTCTTTGCATTTATCAGTGCTGCTGATTTTCATCCAATACCTCATTCAAGCAATGGGCTTCGTGAGTGCCGAAAAAACCTTAGCGCACTAGCACTCGAGGTTCTCCCTGGTGGAGGCTGGGACAACTTGCGCAACTTGGATATGGGTCGAGTGATGAATCTGAGCTATTCACAATGCCAGTCTACAGAGGATGGCATTTACATCATTCCAGATGATATATTTGTCATTCCTCAGAAGGTGAGCTTAGTAGAGATGAACTCGGAGATCATCGGTTCATGGCTTGAACAGAAAAGCTCCACTTCAGGGTCAATCAACATCGAGGCTTCCTTTGAAAAGATGGTGAACGGCAAGTTCTCTGCTGAGAGCAAACGCATGAAAACCCATCAAGTGAAGGATAATTCAGTCACAGCTAAGACACAGGTAAAGTCAAGCAAGATATACAACTAACATTCAAGTGAAAACTTTGTCTACTCTTTAAAAACACTACTTTAAAcagtaaattaataattagaatGACAGGAAGAAAtctaaatatgaaaaaatagaATATTGATGTGCGATTGATTgttttggcaggaaggaattagtgttagtCCAtagtgaactcagagtttgcactgacccattagttcctcaggctatataaactgttgtagaaatgacattatttacatttacattatttactgtacagtgtcacccaaatgaggatgagatacccttctgagtctggttcctctcaaggtttcttcctcatatcatctgagggagtttttccttgtcaccgtcgtctccggcttgctcattagggatagatgttatatagtattttaaagtaatatttttaaattttacactttctatacttctgttaGGCTGCTGTGAGAcaatatgaattgttaaaagtgctatacaaataaattgaattgacctgaattaaaaaatgcattGTGTCAGTCTCTATGGACTCCTAAGATCAAATAATATATGgataataatgtgtgtataaaacagaatattttatGCAAAAGTTTGTCAGTGTTGAACACAGAGTGCACTGGACTAAGTTAATCAAAACGGGGAAAGATGAAGCCAGTTTAATGCTGTTCAATTCCATAATTCCTTCTTCTTGTTTTCCTACAGGTGCGTAACCATGTGTATACAGTAAAGGCAAATCCTGATTTCATCCTGGATGCACGTTTTGCCAGACAGGCAGAGGAAATTGCAGATGCCATTGAGAACAACCAAACGCGTCTGGCTGACTATCTGTCTGAAAAGATGGTGTTTGATTATGGTACACATGTCATCACAAGTGTGGACGCTGGTGCTACTTTAGTGCAGGAAGACTATTTAAAATCATCTTATGTTTCTGATATGCAGTCCTCTCAGTCCTCAGTCACAGCAACAGCTGGTGGAAGTTTTTTTGGCACAATTAATTTGAATATTGGCAGTAAAGTATCTCAAGAAACGTCTGAAATGAGCGAATATAGGGGTAGCATTACATATTCCATAACACTGAGTCATGGTGGGGCTTTGTTTTATCCTGGAATCACTCTACAGAAATGGCAGGAAAGCactttaaacaatttaattgCTATTGACCGTAGTGGATTACCACTACATTATTTTCTCAACCC
Proteins encoded in this window:
- the LOC125138547 gene encoding macrophage-expressed gene 1 protein-like is translated as MGWLSLLSVFAFISAADFHPIPRSSNGLRECRKNLSALALEVLPGGGWDNLRNLDMGRVMNLSYSQCQSTEDGIYIIPDDIFVIPQKVSSVEMNSEIIGSWLEQKSSTSGSINIEASFEKMVNGKFSAESKRMKTHQVKDNSVTAKTQVRNHVYTVKANPDFILDARFARQAEEIADAIENNQTRLADYLSEKMVLDYGTHVITSVDAGATLVQEDYLKSSYVSDMQSSQSSVTATAGARFFGTFNFTIGSKESQETSEMSEYMGNITYSITLSHGGALFYPGITLQKWQESTLNNLIAIDRSGIPLHYFLNPSTFPDLPRPTLNKLAHSVLMAIDRYYKTNTHPGCVNPHSKNFNFQANMDDASCEGPSTNLSFGGVYQQCTPLQNAFFASDVNEICKDLAVKNPATDAYSCQQPYTATLLRSEVQERQYSKYECQQHCHSCWLFFSCCKEVCGNVYYVQRAQVDTYWCSTIEKAPEFSGYLFGGLYGPSLQNPLTKSRSCPPNFFDLNFLSNGIMICLSNDYEQATRFSVPFGGFFSCQATNLLSGGQSRCPPQFSQHLVAISDGCQVMYCVQSNIFTGGELLPIRLPPFTRPPVISMIATNTVAVMTQGDQAWVRIKDTKMWRLAKPGDIAKMSQIFDNYSSQSQSNTIGIVFGALALIALVVAVAVLVVRKRKRIKALRRGQGYEEIQSERLIESTVENQTEQLTESLTDDNAQSLLA